GGGCGGGAGGGACACGGGATCCGGCCCGCCGCCACCGGATCGGAGGATTTCCGCGCCGGTGCCCCGTGCCGGGAACCTTTCGCCCCCGCGGACCCTCATGATCGGTAGGCACGGGGGCACGGCCGGCGTCATCGGCGCGTGCGCCCCTGCCCCGCGGCCACGGAGCGCGTGCGCCGTGCCGAACCCACCGTGAGCACCAGAGGATCCACCGTGCCCCTGACGCCCCGCCGCCTGACCACCGGCGCCACCCTGATCGCCGCACTCGCCGCACTCGGCGCCGGTCTCGCCCCCACCGCCACCGCGAGCGCCGCCCCCCTCCCCTCGGCCGCCACCGCCGCCGAGGGGACGGAGACCCCCGCGCCCGACGTCGCCGGCATCACCGCCGCCCTGAACGCGGCCATGGCCGACGGCGCTCCGGGCGCCATGGCCCGCTTCTCCGGCCCCGACGGCGTCGAGAGCCTGACCGCCGGCGTCCGCGACCGCGCCACGGGCGCGCCGATGGACATCCACGCCCGCTTCCGGATCGGCAGCGTCAGCAAGACCTTCTCCACCGTCGTGCTGCTCCAACTGGTCGACGAGGGACGGCTGGTGCTCGACGCGCCGGTCAACCGCTACCTTCCCGGGCTGCTGCCCGACGACCGCATCACGGTCCGCCACCTCCTGACCCACCGCAGCGGTCTGGCGGACTACACCAACGCGATGTTCGCCGACACCGTGCCCGGCTTCGAGGCCGTGCGGAACCGCGTGTTCACCTACCAGGAGCTCGTCGACCTGTCGCTCGCCGAGCCGCGCACCACCGAGCCCGGCGTCTCCTACCGCTATTCGAACGCCAACTTCGTGGTGGTCGGCATGCTGATCGAGAAGCTCACCGGCAAGCCCGTGGACCGCGCCTACGAGCAGCGCGTCTTCAAGCCGCTGAAGCTGCGCGACACCTCGTACGTCCACCCCGACACCCGCATCAAGGGCCTGCGCGTGCGCGGCTACCTGCACCCGGACGCGGCCGGCGAGCCGCTGGTGGACTCCACCGAGCAGACCGTGTCGTGGGCCCAGTCGGCCGGCGCCGTCATCTCCAGCCCCGCCGACCTCAACACCTTCACCAGCGCCCTGATGCGCGGCCGGCTGCTCTCCCCGGCGATGCTGGAGGAGATGACGACCGTCACCCCGACCGACACCACGAACACCCGCTTCTACGGGCTCGGTCTGCGCCGGTACGACCTCTCCTGCGGGACGCGGGTGTACGGGCACACCGGCACCGTGCAGGGCTTCTACACCTACGCCTTCTCCACCCGCGACGGCCGGCGCAGCCTCTCGGCGGTCGCGAACACCTCCAACCACGGCGCCGCCAACACGGCGCTCGGCGGCACCCTGGAGGCGGCCTTCTGCGGTCCGAAGCCGGCGCCGGCGGCGTCCGCGCGCACCGCGTCCGGCGCCTTCGCCGACAGCGCGCCGCTGCCGGCCGAGCGGGACCTGCCCGAGCGCCACTGACCCGACGGCCCCTCAGGGGGTCGTACGGGGGAGGGCACGGGGGCCGGCGCAGCGGGCGCCCGCCTCCTCGACCCGCCGGCGCAGCTCGCGGTCGGCCGTGATCAC
The Streptomyces roseofulvus genome window above contains:
- a CDS encoding serine hydrolase domain-containing protein, which encodes MPLTPRRLTTGATLIAALAALGAGLAPTATASAAPLPSAATAAEGTETPAPDVAGITAALNAAMADGAPGAMARFSGPDGVESLTAGVRDRATGAPMDIHARFRIGSVSKTFSTVVLLQLVDEGRLVLDAPVNRYLPGLLPDDRITVRHLLTHRSGLADYTNAMFADTVPGFEAVRNRVFTYQELVDLSLAEPRTTEPGVSYRYSNANFVVVGMLIEKLTGKPVDRAYEQRVFKPLKLRDTSYVHPDTRIKGLRVRGYLHPDAAGEPLVDSTEQTVSWAQSAGAVISSPADLNTFTSALMRGRLLSPAMLEEMTTVTPTDTTNTRFYGLGLRRYDLSCGTRVYGHTGTVQGFYTYAFSTRDGRRSLSAVANTSNHGAANTALGGTLEAAFCGPKPAPAASARTASGAFADSAPLPAERDLPERH